A genome region from Proteus vulgaris includes the following:
- a CDS encoding ArsC family reductase codes for MSTTNLTYTMYGIKNCDTIKKARKWLDDNHIPYVFHDYRKEGLTEALLRTFTENLDWQTLVNKRGTTWRQLSDEEKNTITDVTSAISLMLDKPAIIKRPILVSSDNRFMVGFGVNDYSTFTGA; via the coding sequence ATGTCCACGACAAACCTGACATACACCATGTACGGCATAAAAAATTGCGATACTATCAAAAAAGCGCGTAAATGGTTAGATGATAATCATATTCCTTACGTGTTTCATGATTACCGCAAAGAGGGTTTGACGGAAGCATTATTACGCACCTTTACAGAAAATTTAGATTGGCAGACACTTGTGAATAAAAGAGGAACAACTTGGCGTCAATTATCTGATGAAGAAAAGAACACTATCACTGATGTTACCTCTGCAATCTCACTAATGTTAGATAAACCAGCCATCATTAAACGCCCTATCCTTGTGTCATCAGACAACCGCTTTATGGTTGGTTTTGGTGTCAATGATTATTCGACCTTTACAGGAGCCTAA
- a CDS encoding neutral zinc metallopeptidase, whose amino-acid sequence MRWNDRRRSDNVEDRRGQSSSASGGSNLPLGLIALLLRTKYGFVIIIVLVLASFMGFDFNSLTGETNQVPQPNEQQSALYNEAADFSSVVLASTEDFWQTLFAQAGKQYRYPKLVLYTNSTTTQCGTGTKIMGPFYCPADRKIYLDLSFYNEMKHKLGGGGEFAQGYVISHEVGHHVQHLLGITNQMREQQQRARSKAEANRLSVKLELQADCFAGMWGHFIAGEGRIDESDLLTAIKTAQAIGDDKLQKQQQGYVVPDSFTHGTAEQRKTWFMRGYNSGSIKSCDTFASSSLN is encoded by the coding sequence ATGCGTTGGAATGATCGCCGAAGAAGTGACAATGTTGAAGATAGAAGAGGGCAATCTTCCTCCGCATCAGGCGGTAGTAATCTCCCTTTAGGATTAATTGCACTTTTACTCCGTACTAAATATGGGTTTGTGATTATTATTGTTTTAGTGTTAGCGAGTTTTATGGGGTTTGATTTTAACTCTTTAACAGGTGAAACCAACCAAGTGCCACAACCTAACGAACAACAAAGCGCTCTTTATAATGAGGCCGCAGACTTTAGTAGCGTTGTTTTAGCCAGTACAGAAGATTTTTGGCAAACTCTTTTTGCACAAGCAGGCAAACAATATCGTTATCCGAAACTCGTTTTATATACCAATAGCACCACAACGCAATGCGGCACAGGGACAAAAATAATGGGACCTTTTTATTGCCCCGCGGATAGAAAGATTTATCTCGATCTCTCTTTTTATAATGAAATGAAACATAAACTGGGTGGCGGTGGTGAATTTGCTCAAGGCTATGTAATTTCACATGAAGTCGGGCACCATGTTCAGCATTTATTAGGCATCACTAATCAAATGCGCGAACAACAACAAAGGGCGCGTTCAAAAGCAGAGGCAAATCGTTTATCCGTAAAATTAGAGTTGCAAGCAGACTGTTTTGCGGGAATGTGGGGACATTTTATTGCAGGTGAAGGCCGTATTGACGAAAGCGATTTATTAACGGCGATTAAAACGGCGCAAGCCATCGGTGATGATAAATTACAGAAACAACAGCAAGGTTATGTCGTGCCTGACAGTTTTACACACGGCACAGCAGAGCAGCGTAAAACGTGGTTTATGAGAGGCTATAATAGTGGCAGTATCAAATCTTGCGATACATTTGCTTCTTCGTCTTTGAACTAA
- a CDS encoding DUF454 family protein, with product MKRILLIIAGWLCVGLATLGVILPVLPTTPFLLLAAWCFSRSSKRFHYWLLYRSWFGPYLRYWQTYRAMPKGAKPKAILVILITFAISLWLVSMLWVRILLLIILVCLLIFMWRLPVNDQHEVPYKK from the coding sequence ATGAAACGGATATTATTGATTATAGCAGGTTGGTTATGCGTTGGATTAGCTACGCTAGGGGTTATTTTACCTGTCTTACCCACTACACCTTTCTTACTACTTGCAGCATGGTGCTTTTCTCGTTCGTCAAAGCGCTTTCATTATTGGTTACTTTATCGTTCTTGGTTCGGCCCTTATTTACGATATTGGCAAACTTATCGCGCTATGCCTAAAGGGGCGAAACCTAAAGCTATCTTGGTGATCTTAATTACCTTTGCGATTTCACTGTGGTTAGTGTCTATGCTTTGGGTCAGAATATTATTACTGATAATCTTAGTGTGTTTATTGATATTTATGTGGCGACTTCCTGTTAACGATCAACACGAAGTCCCATATAAAAAATAA
- a CDS encoding M15 family metallopeptidase, with product MMTPLMLTGRSTDHLVTLSGQHRLQFNATKAFLALQQQATKAGFKLMPASSFRDFNRQLAIWNGKFEGTRPVLDAQSQPMDIHALSEGERCIAILKWSALPGASRHHWGTEIDIYDPFRLPEGQSLQLEPWEYEDSGYFAELNDWLTENMSAYDFYRPFTHKKSDIAYEPWHISYWPLSHEASLAYTPDILKSVLEEEHIYGKQWLLANLDEVYARYIVLPE from the coding sequence ATGATGACACCTTTAATGCTCACAGGCCGTTCTACCGACCATTTAGTCACTTTATCTGGTCAGCATCGTTTGCAATTTAATGCCACTAAGGCTTTTTTAGCATTACAACAACAAGCCACAAAAGCAGGCTTTAAATTAATGCCAGCCAGCTCTTTTCGTGATTTTAATCGCCAGTTAGCTATATGGAATGGAAAGTTTGAAGGTACTCGTCCTGTTTTAGATGCACAAAGCCAGCCAATGGATATTCATGCATTATCAGAAGGTGAACGCTGTATCGCTATTTTAAAATGGTCAGCATTACCTGGTGCAAGTCGCCACCATTGGGGTACTGAAATTGATATTTACGATCCTTTTCGTTTGCCTGAAGGTCAATCATTACAATTAGAACCTTGGGAATACGAGGATAGTGGTTATTTTGCAGAGCTTAATGATTGGTTAACGGAAAATATGTCAGCATATGACTTTTATCGCCCTTTTACTCATAAAAAGAGTGATATTGCTTATGAGCCATGGCATATCAGTTATTGGCCTCTTTCTCATGAAGCTTCTCTTGCTTATACACCTGATATTCTGAAATCGGTGTTAGAAGAAGAGCATATTTATGGTAAACAGTGGCTATTAGCGAATCTTGACGAGGTATATGCTCGTTATATTGTTTTGCCTGAATAA
- the dapE gene encoding succinyl-diaminopimelate desuccinylase: protein MSCPVIELAQQLISRPSISPDDQGCQQLIINRLAPLGFTIERMPFGETENLWACRGGEGETLAFAGHTDVVPTGDPNLWDNPPFEPSIRDGLLYGRGAADMKGSLAAMIVAAERFVHSYPDHRGRLAFLITSDEEAKAADGTVKVVQSLMSRGERLDYCLVGEPSSQHHLGDMVKNGRRGSITANLIIQGVQGHVAYPHLAENPIHLASPFIQELVNTVWDEGNEFFPATTMQIANIHAGTGSNNVIPGELFLQFNFRFSTAITDEEIRQRTEALLQKHQLRYQLEWALSGQPFITGQGKLLEAVRYSVKHYTNLEPELSTSGGTSDGRFIAQMGAQVVELGPVNATIHKVNECISAADLQQLSRIYQRIMEQLIL from the coding sequence ATGTCCTGTCCTGTTATTGAGCTTGCACAACAACTGATTTCGCGTCCATCAATCAGCCCTGATGATCAAGGTTGTCAGCAACTGATTATCAATAGGCTTGCTCCTCTTGGTTTTACTATTGAAAGAATGCCTTTTGGTGAAACTGAAAATCTCTGGGCTTGCCGTGGTGGTGAAGGTGAAACACTGGCTTTTGCTGGCCATACTGATGTTGTACCAACAGGGGATCCTAATTTGTGGGATAACCCACCTTTCGAGCCGTCTATTCGTGATGGACTATTATATGGGCGCGGTGCGGCAGATATGAAAGGCTCGCTTGCCGCCATGATTGTCGCGGCTGAACGTTTTGTTCACTCTTATCCCGATCACCGTGGACGACTCGCTTTTTTAATTACATCAGATGAAGAAGCGAAAGCTGCAGATGGCACGGTTAAAGTCGTACAATCTTTAATGTCTCGTGGCGAACGTCTCGATTACTGCCTTGTGGGTGAACCTTCAAGCCAACATCATTTAGGTGATATGGTAAAAAATGGTCGTCGTGGCTCAATAACAGCAAATTTAATTATTCAAGGTGTGCAAGGCCATGTTGCTTATCCTCACCTTGCTGAAAATCCGATTCATCTTGCTTCCCCTTTTATCCAAGAGCTTGTTAATACTGTTTGGGATGAAGGTAATGAATTTTTCCCAGCAACCACAATGCAAATTGCCAATATCCATGCAGGCACAGGCAGCAATAATGTGATCCCCGGTGAACTATTTCTTCAATTTAATTTCCGTTTTAGCACGGCCATTACCGATGAAGAAATCCGCCAACGCACTGAGGCATTATTACAAAAGCACCAACTTCGCTATCAGCTGGAATGGGCTTTATCTGGTCAGCCTTTTATTACTGGGCAAGGCAAACTACTTGAAGCTGTACGTTACTCCGTTAAACATTACACCAATTTAGAGCCAGAACTCTCCACCAGCGGAGGCACTTCTGATGGACGATTCATTGCCCAAATGGGCGCTCAAGTCGTCGAATTAGGCCCCGTTAACGCAACAATTCATAAAGTCAATGAGTGTATTAGTGCAGCAGATTTACAACAGCTTAGCCGAATTTATCAGCGGATCATGGAGCAACTTATTTTATGA
- a CDS encoding response regulator, whose product MPSYSIMIVDDHPIMRYGLRLLLEKDKDFVVVSESGNAQEAVTAAKQLNPDLIMMDLNLQGRSGIDIIRTLRRSGLTSYVLVLSVSDSRNDVYAALDAGANGYLLKECELDMLLLSLRKAAVGHPVYSERVWQYIQLRQNYSDPLSALTKRELDVLHEVSAGMKNKQIAENLFISEETVKVHIRNILKKLQVTSRLAASLILIKHQY is encoded by the coding sequence ATGCCTAGCTACTCAATTATGATAGTGGATGATCACCCTATCATGAGATATGGATTACGGCTATTGTTAGAAAAAGACAAGGATTTTGTCGTAGTAAGCGAAAGTGGCAATGCTCAAGAGGCAGTAACTGCTGCAAAACAGTTAAATCCAGACTTAATTATGATGGACTTAAATCTACAAGGGCGTTCAGGTATTGATATTATTCGAACACTTCGTCGCTCTGGTTTAACATCTTATGTTCTTGTTTTATCCGTTTCTGATTCACGTAATGATGTTTATGCTGCGTTGGATGCAGGCGCAAACGGTTATCTTTTAAAAGAGTGTGAATTAGACATGCTATTACTGAGCCTACGCAAAGCTGCGGTTGGACATCCCGTTTATAGTGAGCGAGTGTGGCAATATATTCAGCTTAGGCAAAACTATTCTGACCCACTTTCAGCGTTGACTAAAAGAGAGTTAGATGTGCTTCATGAAGTGTCTGCGGGAATGAAAAATAAGCAAATTGCTGAAAATTTATTTATTTCTGAAGAAACAGTGAAAGTTCATATTCGTAATATTTTAAAGAAGTTGCAAGTCACTTCTCGTTTAGCTGCCAGTCTTATTCTTATTAAACATCAGTATTAA
- a CDS encoding DUF441 domain-containing protein, which produces MSNVDPSLLILLVLAGLGIISHNMTVTLAMLALLVIKITPLNQYFPVVEKYGMTIGILILTIGVMTPIATGRISGQEVLNSFLNWKSLLAIAIGVAVSWLGARGVSLMNNQPSTVAGLLVGTVIGVALFRGVPVGPLIAAGILSLLIGKS; this is translated from the coding sequence ATGAGTAACGTTGATCCCTCTCTATTAATTTTGCTGGTGCTCGCAGGGCTTGGCATTATTAGTCATAATATGACTGTAACGTTAGCAATGCTTGCTTTGCTAGTGATAAAAATTACACCGCTCAATCAATATTTTCCTGTTGTTGAAAAATATGGCATGACTATCGGGATCTTAATTTTGACCATTGGGGTAATGACACCCATTGCAACGGGGCGTATTTCAGGACAGGAAGTTCTCAATTCATTTTTAAATTGGAAATCACTGCTAGCAATTGCAATAGGTGTCGCGGTGTCTTGGTTAGGCGCTCGGGGCGTTTCTTTAATGAATAATCAACCTTCCACGGTTGCTGGTTTATTAGTCGGTACCGTTATTGGTGTCGCACTTTTCCGAGGTGTACCTGTTGGACCATTAATTGCAGCGGGTATTCTGTCATTGTTAATCGGTAAATCCTAG
- a CDS encoding tRNA(Met) cytidine acetyltransferase TmcA — protein sequence MPFSYLHQYQQKLAQLGQRQLLLLTGDPTWQMKQIQQITQLCQGDWITISSNQPHAILPEQAIRLLGREFLHAVFDANLGFNTDALAMLTGTLKAGSILILCLPDIESWGNYIDNDSQRWNDAQGVLSTPNFMAWLKNITLGDDQVIVWQQSALLQLPVIIETAGSWALPQGKPTAEQQVILDNLLLSTSCVWSVIAPRGRGKSALAGMFIEQYPGNVLVCAPAKKSIDVLSSHTNKAILFYSPDNLLALCVNNNIQSDWLIIDEAASLPIAQLEALCRYFPNVLMTTTVQGYEGTGRGFMLKLGDSIPNLRTYQLQAPIRWAKDCPLENWLNQLLLLDEPEYDFDYQQQGEVDIQQLQGNWHNNISQLHNFYQLLTSAHYRTTPLDLRRLLDGQKQRYWSASMNKKIVGAVWCIEEGGAPFELAHDVWLGVRRPRGNLVAQSLVTYGLTPDAMCLNSLRISRIAVLPQYRRQKIAATLIANIVKESQKQAIDYLSVSFGYTDVLAQFWKQCGFQIVRLGVHKEASSGCYTAMAIYPLTEQGETLLQSALSAFSLQYPQIKQQTKCYLADNLISNHLATPQDSWLMMAGFAFAHRPALTVYESVANFLVGYEQHYPLLVAFFVDNKSVEQCVSEFSLSGKKSLTKQLRAQCAQLMIEKNAQLTSRYQQWLATYSHPSCFDFV from the coding sequence GTGCCATTTTCCTATTTACATCAATATCAGCAAAAATTAGCGCAATTAGGGCAACGTCAGTTACTGCTATTAACAGGCGACCCTACGTGGCAAATGAAGCAGATCCAACAAATTACTCAGTTATGCCAAGGTGATTGGATCACGATATCTTCAAATCAACCCCATGCTATTTTGCCAGAACAAGCAATTCGCCTATTAGGTCGTGAGTTTCTTCATGCCGTTTTTGATGCCAATCTAGGATTTAACACGGATGCTTTAGCCATGTTAACGGGCACATTAAAAGCAGGTAGTATATTGATCCTATGTCTGCCAGATATTGAAAGTTGGGGCAATTATATTGATAACGATAGTCAGCGCTGGAATGATGCTCAAGGTGTACTTTCAACACCAAATTTTATGGCGTGGCTAAAAAATATCACTTTAGGTGATGACCAAGTGATCGTCTGGCAGCAATCAGCATTATTACAATTACCCGTCATCATTGAAACGGCTGGCTCTTGGGCACTTCCACAAGGTAAACCAACCGCAGAACAGCAAGTAATTTTAGATAATTTGCTCTTATCAACATCCTGTGTTTGGAGTGTTATTGCCCCAAGAGGTAGAGGAAAGTCAGCACTAGCGGGAATGTTTATCGAACAATATCCAGGAAATGTACTGGTCTGTGCGCCAGCGAAAAAGAGTATAGATGTTTTATCTTCACATACCAATAAAGCGATTTTATTTTACTCTCCTGATAATTTATTAGCGCTATGTGTAAATAACAATATTCAAAGCGATTGGCTGATTATTGATGAGGCGGCTTCTCTGCCCATTGCACAACTAGAGGCATTGTGCCGTTATTTTCCTAATGTATTAATGACAACCACAGTACAAGGCTACGAAGGAACAGGACGAGGTTTTATGCTGAAATTAGGAGACAGTATCCCTAATTTGCGTACTTATCAATTACAAGCCCCCATTCGTTGGGCTAAAGATTGTCCATTAGAAAATTGGCTTAATCAATTGTTATTACTTGATGAGCCTGAGTATGATTTTGATTATCAGCAACAAGGTGAAGTCGATATCCAGCAACTTCAAGGAAATTGGCATAATAATATTTCACAACTTCATAATTTTTATCAATTGCTGACGAGTGCACATTATCGAACAACGCCACTTGATTTACGACGTTTGCTTGATGGTCAAAAACAGCGTTATTGGTCAGCGTCAATGAATAAAAAAATCGTGGGTGCGGTGTGGTGTATTGAAGAAGGGGGAGCACCTTTCGAACTTGCTCACGATGTCTGGCTAGGGGTTCGTAGGCCGAGAGGTAATTTGGTTGCTCAATCATTAGTCACTTATGGTTTAACTCCTGATGCCATGTGTTTGAATTCATTGCGTATTAGCCGTATTGCTGTTTTACCTCAATATCGGCGCCAAAAAATTGCCGCGACGTTAATTGCTAATATTGTAAAAGAGAGCCAAAAACAGGCTATTGATTATCTTTCGGTGAGTTTTGGTTACACTGACGTATTAGCGCAGTTTTGGAAGCAATGTGGCTTTCAAATAGTACGGTTAGGCGTACATAAAGAGGCAAGCAGTGGATGTTACACTGCAATGGCGATTTATCCGCTAACAGAACAAGGTGAGACGTTATTACAATCTGCTTTAAGTGCCTTTTCTTTACAATATCCGCAGATAAAACAGCAAACAAAATGCTATTTAGCGGATAATTTAATATCAAATCATCTTGCTACACCGCAAGACAGCTGGTTAATGATGGCGGGTTTTGCATTTGCTCATCGTCCAGCCCTTACTGTTTATGAGAGTGTTGCTAACTTTTTGGTCGGTTATGAGCAACACTATCCGTTATTGGTGGCTTTTTTTGTTGACAATAAGTCAGTTGAACAGTGCGTATCTGAGTTTTCTTTATCGGGAAAAAAAAGCTTAACTAAGCAATTAAGAGCGCAATGTGCACAATTAATGATCGAAAAAAATGCTCAATTAACATCGCGTTATCAACAATGGTTAGCTACTTATTCTCATCCTTCTTGTTTTGATTTTGTTTAG
- a CDS encoding YpfN family protein — protein sequence MHWFADYWWVILILLVGIIINAIKEMNKVDPKKFLKNKRKLPPHRDFNDKWDDEDDWPKQNQNKKDENK from the coding sequence ATGCACTGGTTTGCTGATTATTGGTGGGTAATTTTAATTCTTTTAGTGGGAATTATTATTAACGCTATTAAAGAGATGAATAAAGTTGATCCTAAAAAATTTCTTAAAAATAAGCGAAAACTCCCTCCACATCGTGATTTTAATGATAAATGGGATGATGAAGATGATTGGCCTAAACAAAATCAAAACAAGAAGGATGAGAATAAGTAG